DNA sequence from the Malus domestica chromosome 06, GDT2T_hap1 genome:
aagggctcctcatttattacatatttaccccttcatttattacataattacatttgaatcatccgagtatttatacgagatctaaatacggaggctctaagtatggtacaaacataatgCATTCCGTGTATCTTGAGAAGAGTGGGAGATGAGAGATTTGAATGCATGGAAAGCGTGTAGATGGTTTAGAGAAGCATGCAATTGCAACTCATAGAGAACTGCTAAGACGACAATATCCTAGCTGCCTAGAAATGTAAGTACAAAAATAATCAAACTGCTTCTCCGATTAGCCCTCAAATTCCACCACCGCACCCCCATCCCCATACAAATCTCAACGGTCAGTCCACCTGGCACATCCCTACTGGCCCAGTTCGACAATTTCGGAACCACCACCACACTCCTATATCCACAATCCAATTAAAAACCCCCGTACGTGGCACAATACTACTCGAAAAGCCCACCCATCCAATCGTAGGAACGCCTGCACTCGATCAGTCATCCCTAATACATTCCCCATATTGCACAccttcaaatttgaaaattttctttgtTATCTACATGCACATGCACTGAGTATTGATTTTTTAaaaccgttagatcaaattcaACGATCATCGGTACATGTAGTTCTCAAGAAACAtgtacatttaaatttaatacCCTCTAAATTTGTTTCAACAAATCCCATGCAAATAGGAGCAAAACTTGTCACACCTACTTATTTCCACCTCTATATATATTTCCCCTTCATCTAATTTCTTGTACTTTTGAGAGGCCCTTGCGCGCTTCCCTGCGCCCAAACAAAACTGTCCCCACAAGTGCCAATATTTACAATGAGCCCACATGCAAACGCAAACAAAAGGGACGTGATCCGCACCAACAATAATCATGGGACGTCGTTTTACCCTCCGCCCTTGAAGATCAACAGGGACTCCCATTTCATCAAGAAGTCCTCGTCCTCGTCTTCGGCCTCGCCGTCGTCGTCAGCTTCGTCGTCCACATCTTTCCTCGTGAACGCTGCGGCTGGGGTGATCAAACCGCCCCAGCAACAGCGCCACCCGGTGATTATCTACACGCATTCGCCCAAGGTCATCCACACGCACCCGAGGGATTTCATGGCGTTGGTGCAGAAGCTCACGGGGCTATCGCGCTTTGAGGATGACAGGCGAGAGCCTCGTCCGCAGCCGCCGCCTCCTTCAGCAAAACGCGAGGTTAATGTGGAGAGTTTGTTGGAGGAGGAGATCATGAATAATAATAGGATCACCGGAAAGGTTATGATGAGGAACGAGGACAACGATTCGTCGTCGGTTATTACGACGGAGGAGAATTGTAGCAGCAAAaacattaataataataataacaacaacaatAGCAATAATAATGTAGGGAGCATCGTAGGtgtaggaggaggaggaggaggaggggatgGTCAGGTGAATTCCTGCTTCGTGCCGCCTAATCCTTACCTCGGAAACATTCCGGTTTTTACGCCAAACGCCACCGATTTCTTGTGCTCCAATTCCATCAGCCACCTCTTCACAGCAATATGACGATCATCCTGCATGGTGATCATGATTCATGATCATgcggcggaggaggaggagtacTACTTTGTGATGGAATGGCCCTGCCTACGCGACTAAATTGAAGGCCTGCCTACGTGACTAAATTGAAGGGAAGGATTCGCCGTTTTTGTTAGAATTAATGTTTGATTATttgttggtttttgtttttcatcGATTTTTTGGAGTTAATGTGGATGCCTGCAAGCTGCCAATAAAAGTTCTAATTTTCTGAGGTAGAactttttttcaattctttttgtCAATCAAATCGTTGTAATCTGATAATTAACTCATGTTTCTGACggcttcttgtttatcaaatcgaaatggatggatggatggaggaggaaaaagataaaACGAGCCATATTGACTAGAACAGATGTGCTACTTTATGAAtcctaattaaaattttatcccTTAAAATTTAGATTAAATTAACGTAGCAGGTGCCCACCCTCATGCACCCTCTTctggaaaaatgaaaatttatggACTTTAATCGATCCAAAAATGGCAGCAGGAAGCAGCCATCCTCTGTTAGATCATTTTAACAGTTGCAGATTGCAGAAGCAGCTTTACGATTTATCCTGGCGGACTGCGCCGGAGAAGAAGCAGTTAAAAAATTAAGTATTAATTGGACAAAcaaacctttttatttatttattttctttcttttttccttaaATTTCATACGAGGAGCTTATTTCGACTTCCTCGTTAagatatacacacacacttTCTCTCTATGTAGTACAGAAAAACGTTACCTGGACATATATTATACATTTCACAAATAGTTACATcatcatttcttcttcttctcttccttttctctttcaaGAATAACGGGCGCCGCTGGTATGCTGAACCACCACTCTCGCAATCTTCTCATCCATCTCTCCGTGCTCGATCTCCTCATCGGCGAATAACATGTAAAAGTCTCAAAAAAGATATATAGAACAATATACTTGACGGGCATGAAAGCCAGAGCCAAAGCCATAACTAGAAGAGCTATCGCAAATCTTTCGCTCGCCTGATCATCATTACACACAATCATTATCCACGGTCAATGTGCTAAAAGTATATAAATTAACTGAAGTAGAAAGGTGGAGGAACGAGCAAGGAATAAGAGAGCGGAACCTGAGGAAAAAGGGACAGCAACAAGGCACGTAGCTTGAGAAGAACAACGTTCCCATCCTGGATGATCTCTTCAGCTTGAGATATGGCATTCTGAACAGCCAAAAGCTGCTCCATCGTATTCATCGCTGGAGGTGCTAACACCTTAACCTCGTGAGTGGACTTTCCTTGGCTAAAATATTGAGTGAGAACCATGAAGACCGCCATAAAGACGAGCATCAATGCAAAGGCATAGCTCAGCCATCCCCTGAAAAGTGCACGTGTGTCAGTCTACAGACAAAATTCCTACCGGTTTTATGTGTGGAAAGAAACACTAGAGTATCGAGACCATGAGAAATCCCATTGAACTGTATTTTTTTCTCTAGCTACCCCCGTGTTCTCATTTAGGCAGTTTCCAAAAAATTTAGTACCTACGAATTTTCACTTGGAGGGCTTGTTTCTGTCTCTGAAAACCATGTTACATTGAGTCAGCATCAAAGTTTGACTCTGTTATAATGTGCGATAATCATGCTTTTTAAATATTCATTTTTTCCCACTCCCCCTACGTCTAAATTAAAGACCAACCAGtaaaggaagaaaatgaaatttCAAGCAGTTTACCTGCAAATGATGTAAGTGAAAACACAACAGAAAAGCAAAGACTTCAACGGATCCTCCCAAAATGCCAAAGAAAGCAGGCACTTCCCTAATTCCGTCATTGGAAAGAGTAACTCCTGCAATTACTCAACAAATTTAGACGACGTTGCCAGAAAATGGAGTTTAACTCATAAGATATGTAAGAGAATATAGGCTAAATAAAACCTTAAATAACATTACATTATAACCAAATACCTTCATCACTGCAAAATTTGTATCGATCCCTTCCACTTTGACTCCATCTACTGTTGCTTGTGCTAGAGCCATTTTTTCATAGTTGTTTTTAGATTCCTTAACTGCTCTTTCCAGCAAAGTAACTTCTCCCACAGTTATCTCCCCCACGGCAAGCCCAGCCTCAACAGAATTATTAGAACTTGTTCCAAATGCAAATCCCAAGTTAGAGATCATATCCAAGGCTGAGATTGAATACATTCCATCTCCTGACTTAGAATTGTTAGACCCATCTAATTTTTTAAAAGTTGACAAATCTGCCATGGTTTCAAGTATCAAGTCTCCACCTGGTAGTTGATCACAAAGATTGAACATTAGAAGACCCTCATAGCATAAATCAGTTTGAGAGATAATTTCTTGAATTGCTTGTAGTCGCAGAATTCCAAGCACTGCCTTTGAAAGTGCTTCATCCTTTTTTATCCCCTTGATCtggtatttatttataaatcgATGAACGTATAAAATCTCCCGTATGATTGCTAGCCAGTAATCACGACGTGTATGCCCCTTCAGCTCCGGAAACTCTATTATAGCTGGTTCTGATCTACAGAAAAGACACTACTGAAAGTTGATAATCAAGTCCTAAGAAGACGACTTTCTTTAATAGCTACATAGCAGAACAAGTGTAGAGACCAAAAGCaccaaaaataaaaggtaaTGCTTAACTTACAATGAATTTGATTTATAAAAGACTGCCTTGTCAAACAGTCTAGTACCCCATGGGCCAGTCAACTCAGCTTTCACAAGCTGTTTTAAGTCATCTGATAGATCATATCGTTTTGCCTTGTCATAAGATACAACACGCAGGGCCTCGAAGTAAAGTGCATGGTCTGTCAGAATTAACCTTCCTGCTTACAACACAATTAATTTCGCATTAATAATCTTCATGTGCAGTAAATCCATAATAAGAACTGACAAGGACGTGAGCCAACAAAGATATTTGAATTGTTTAACTATCCATTGACGTACCAGGCCATGTAGAAATTCCTACATGCTCGAGAACCGGTTGGGTAGTGACTGTTCCATCCACTTCCAGAATCTTCTCTCTTTTTGATGATCGCATGGCAGAAAGAAGTGATGACTCTGATTggcttttcatttttcttattgATCTGTACgagaaaaatttcaaaatcGTAGGACTAGTTATGAGTGTCTGATACGCAGTACAAGAAATATGCTTCCAGAAATTCCATAAATTTGAACTTTGAAATTTATGAAAAGAAAATGCAAGTTTGAAggggagagaggaagaaaatgcAAACTCAATAGGAGAGAATGTACCTTTCTAGTCCACTTAGGTACTTGTCATATGTGGACAACTGAAGTCTCCCATTGCTAGAAGATGCAAGCACCTCAAAAAGATTTTCACTGATAATCACATTTGCAATAATAGGAACTGCTGGAGCTATTCTACAGAAAGCGTCTAACCCAACGGATAAATCCTCATCTAACTGCACAAAAAACGAGGACATGTTGACATTAATAGAAGCATTACAGTGCAAAGAATCGTTTGAACGCCAAACTATAACTTACACATAGACAAAACAGGtccgataaaaaaaaatatttaacataAGATTAGAGATTGTATGCTGTATGTACAGTACTGATAGGAATATCTGAGAATCTACAACATAAGAAATAAGCTtctaaggaaaaagaaaaaacaaaatttacatttcgTAAAGGTTGGCTAGAAACAGCCGGAGCCTCCCAAGCTATCATCATGTCATATGTCAAGCGTCGAAACTTTTTATCAGCCAGATGACCTGTTACTTGAGTGGACAGAGCAAGTGCTCGGAAACAGCAGTATTCCAAAAAGTTCCTAGCATAACACGATGGATGCTTTATAGATTCAGAAGCCTCAGAATTGAAGCCTTCACGAAGCTCAGTTGTAGGAACACCAAGGATTCTGCATCATTTGTTTGTTATCATTAGAAAAtaggaaactaatgaaaaatgcttgaaaattttgagttttaatcgaaatgataaaaatgtatcctaagtgaatagtaccatgactgacttttaaagtaaaaatgtctttttcgttaaaagtgaatagcACCAGAAAATCACTTCTCGATACTAGTTACCACATTTTGTTTGTGATTCATATGAAGTTCCCAACAACAAAAGAATAATTTCCAAAGGAGCGAAAAACATAAGTTGCACATATTTCATCCAGTTCTACTGTGATAATATAACAGTTGACAGTATCAGGTGAACAGCTGAAGACTTACTTTGAACATCTTCGGACAACTATGTTTGCAATTGGAGATAGCTCTGGTACCCAATTCGTCTGGGCAGAAGGGGATTTTTCCATATCCTCCAATTCTTCATCATAAGGGCTACGATTTCCAAGCAACCATTTGAAGGATCCATCTCTAACAAAATTCTCGAGCATATTTGCCACAGCCATCCCTAGTTTTTGCTCTTTCAATGTGTTATGATTTTACTTATCATAATTCAGAAACTACAAGAAGCAAATTTTAGTCAATTAAGTTTACTCTTTCAATCTGTTAAGATTTCAGCAATCATAAGTTCATAGCAAAATTAAGAAACTTAAACAACTGCAACACCAGCAAGTTCACAAAAACTACCAGATCAAAAAATCACTTGCAATCCGAAAACCCAACACCCAAATTCTACCAACAACATCATCAATCTCTTCAACCTGCTACAAACCAATTCTAAATTACTCACCACAATACCAAAATTAATCAAACCTAATTCTCAAATCCCACTAACAAACTAAACCCAGCAACTAATAACACCCAAAAGCAACACAACTTGCCACAAAATGCACATTCAAGACCGCCGCTTTCTCAGCAATCTCAGCTTTTGCCGATGAAATTCTTCAGATTTCTGCAACATTTCGCAAAACCCACCTCAGATTACACGCTCCGAACCAAAATCTACGAACCCACATCACCAGTTTGCGAATTAATTGAAGCAAAAGAAGAATTGGTCCGAGCAGCCACGTATGAAGGTGTGGAAGATCATAAATGTGTCGTGGTATGGAGGTTTATTGTATTATTCTAAGAGAAACTGAGATTGTTAGATAAGTACAGAATTCGCGGCAACTGTGACAAAAGAGTTTTCGTCATCCAAAATACCGCCCCCCCGGGCTAGTAGCAGCAGGGTTGTGCTTCGCTCAAGGgtttaaatatcggtaatatcggaaatatcggtagtccgaaaacacggaaatatcgatggaaatatcggtataatatcgatatcgataaaaattacatggaaaccacggaaattgtaagaaaaacttggaaatttttattgaaactttgcaggatgtttatttagtcaattatctattaatttatcacaaaaaattggaaggaaatgcattgcatgatgaatttaacattatcaagttgattatatagcgagctgacaaacattgtgagtgtagaaaatatgtagtaattaatgaaagaaatttaaacacaccataatcatttatatataatgaattagtacaatattttacactttatacattgcatggaaagatacatgagtgacttagtaccacatagagttcctatgaggttcaaaattttcaccttggtgttttttaaaatatagaaatttatctTAGATAATAAATATTAGCTTGCAAACCTTGCAGACATCTTAATGACCATATAAGGCTGAATATGTAATCACAAACACATCTGTAACGAGTTGGATAAGGCCCAGGTACGTGGTTGACAAAGGAAGGGTTCAAATATAATATGCTTGCttagttaaaaaaaacaaaatattatctaaataatttataatttatataacatatatatatatatataaaaaatatatcctaaacttttaaaaatataaatggaTGGCCTTcattattaaaagttaaaaccatGTACCTCTTTCACGTCACTTGTCTAAAAGTTTTAGACTAAAACCATCAAAGccaatggttttgttttttttaagtctCCCGTCCCACCACCAaggttttttctctctctctctccccgcaCCGTCCCCTCCTCCTCCCTCATTTTCACAAATCTCTGTTCCTCTCTCTCCCCGCATCACAGATCTatgttcctctctctctccccgcatcgtctcctcctcctccctcatcttcacagatctctgttcctctctctctccccgcactgtctcctcctcctccctcatCTTCACATATCTCCCccttctcgatccttctctcttcttctctgaggccctcaatccttctctcttcttctctgaggcctgacctctcttctcccccttctccattcgacccacacacacacagatctcccccttctcccactctctcgatccttcgcccactctctcgatccttcgctGCCGTTGATCGTGGCTCTGGCGAAGTCGGACTTGGCTCAGTCGTCTCTGGTGGTGCGCCGCTGAGCAAGGAGTTGGCCCAGTCATCAATTTttcaggtgagattccattgaAACCCTAAGTCCTAAACCGACATCACATATGTTGAATCGTTGATGCATGCGTGAAATTTGAagcttatatgtgaaattgaagttaaaaatcgtgtttttgcaaggtttttgggacgaaatgggctcgggaataggcacaccatCTCCGGCGTTCGATATCGGAGGCCGATTGCACCGTTCAACAaaatatctcgatatttccaaaatatcgcgatattatcgatattatcgataatatcgcgatatttggacgAAAACCACACGGATACCTATTTAAATATCCATTCCCCGaaaaatcgatattatcggcgatatttcgccgataatatcgatatttaaatccATGGCTTCGCTGAGCTAAGGTGCAGCAGATGGTACGATGCTGTCACCGCACGTGTCAACTTCATAacttgccacgtggcagttGTTTGGATCAAATGAGTTGACAGTACAACCATTTGCATCATCACTTATCTTGGAAAGAGATCACTTCTGAATCTCTTCCACCAAAGTTATCAGATTAAATAATCTAGATCTTCTAAATTTCATCCAACAACTATAAATTATCACAATTTTTAAGAGATCAAAACATGTGGGCTGTTAGATGAAATTTGAAAGATCCGGATCAGTTGATCTGATAGCCTTGGTGAAAGAGATCCAGATATGATCTATTTCCAAGATAAAAGACCAAGTGATGATGCAAATGGTTGTATTGTTTACTCTTTTGATCCAAACAACCACCATGTGGCAAGTTATGAAGCTGACACATGCGTTGACAGCATTGTACCATTTACTGCACCTTAAAACAAGTCCACCCCAAAGGGGTAAGCCAGCTCACATCCTTCAAAATGGCCCGGCACCCACAAAAAGTAGGTTGGCACCCAACCTAAGCCGTCTCATAGGGCGGCCTATAATGTGTTGAGTCATGGTTGGCTTATGTGACGTCATGTTGACGCCAGCGTGACATCACATgccattaaattttttttttttgctaggcACGTGTAAAACACACACGACTGGCTGCGCGTTCTGACAAGAAAAAGAGAGCGAGGCCCGCATATGCAGGCGGGATAGGGGCGAGGGTCCGGATGCCACGTGGCTCATTCTAgatcgttggatttccaacggctagtttttttagccgttagatttataatggtaaaaaaaaattgaaattcaaaTCCATTGCCTAGCCACGTGGCGCGATCTGGACTGCTagatttgaattcttttttaaatgttgtttataccatatttagggcctcgtatatttgggcaTCGGGCCTTGTATTTaggcctcacactaaagcccatactttgtaaaagaggaggagccccttattctataaaaggggactcctaccctcaTTCTAGGGGAGGCAAAAGAACCAAGCCTAAGAAGGCTAAGAGAAGCTatcattacattcaggagagacctcacaccaccgaggctctcctctcccttctcttctttctcctccggggacttcccccaaacacttgtatccatacacttacagagaaacagaatcaactacagtgtggacgtagcccaaacattggggtgaaccacgataaaatccttgtgttctttgtgtcatttacatttcatgcagattcacggtcggatttacgttgttccaagaccatccgattttgtgcatcaacatttggcgccgtctgtgggaaacgatactaaaagttgtgtcggttatctttcattttttcacctccaccgtgaatctgcaaaaacccaaacaAACCAATGTTTCCCAGAAAACCCATGGCGCTACTTCCTCTCTCAGTCAGTCGcacacaaaccaaaacaaaaaagaaatccTCAAATTTCGaactccctttctctctctacagatcactttctcttttttaattactctctctatctctcaatTCAACCCAGAAATATCCCTCAAAAGCCGATCCACTGTTGACTCACTGGCTGTGCAGGACGTCGACTAAAACAGCAATATTTTTGCCCCACCACAGATAAATGGAACATTTGCAGATTGATTTCATGGCACAGACACTCAATGCTTTCCCAGAACTTTTCCTCCGCCGCTGCTATCGGGTCTTCCACGACGTCGTCTTCGGGGACGTACGGCGAGTCGAAAAAGGTGTGGGTGTGGACGGAGAGCAAGCAGGTCATGACGGCCGCCATCAAGAGAGGCTGGAACACCTTCGTCTTCCCCTTTCAAAGCCGTGAACTTGCCGATGAGTGGTCCTATCTGAAAACTGGAGGTGGAGAAAACAAACAGCTCTTGTCAAACTGGCACTTTTCAGAGAGCTTCGTTTCTGAgttgaagagataaacagagcAGCACAGAGACCTTCCCGCGACCGCACGGAGACACTCGTACAAATGCCCGCAGGGAATTCATACACCGCACAACGCGATGGTTTCGACTCACGACCACTCAAAGCCACTCTTACTCGACTCGGACCGAGACCTTCCCGAGGCGGCCTACGACGAGGCCGATAAGGTCCACGTGGTGGGGATCAATGAGGCCGGAGACGATAATTGCCAAACGCCGACGTTTTCATGGAAGAATCTGTGACTGTTAACCGGACCCGGGTTCTTGATGAGTATCGTGTTTCTGGACCTGGGGAATTTGGAGGGTGATCTTCAGGCGGGGGCGATAGCTAGGAACTCGCTGCTATGGCTGCTGATGTGGGCGACGGCGATGAGGCTGTTGGTGCAGCTGCTGTCGGTTCGGCTCGGGGTGGCGATTGAGCGACACCTAGCGGAGCTGTGTAAGGAGGAGTACCCGACGTGGGCGTGGATGGTGCTGTGGGTGATGGcggagcttaagaaatggcctACCCAAGGCCGGACTTCCTCCTCCAAACCTTCAGCAGATGCTGATGGAGATaccaagaaaagcaaaagatgagaTCACCGTCCGCTGCCAATGATGAAAATAGAGATACAGATAAGTTGTTTTACAACAATACCATTATTATTCCACTTTGGCGTTGTCTGCCATCTGAAAGAGGAGAAAGAAAAGTAGTGGGAaacaaagagaaaggaaaaagcaaaagagagagATGCAAGCTATCACCAAGTTGGTTCAAGCAAGGCTAGAGCAACAAAGGTGCAGAGATcaagaaaaaagcaaaaaagcaaGGGGGAACAAagcagaaaagagaaagcaaaaggaaaaacagaaaaggaaaagagaaaaggagaaaagcAAAAAATCTTCCTATTATTATGATTTCTTATGTCTGTCAGATGAAGAGACAGAGAGTGCAGCAGaaaaacactgcaaaagcatggaataaacaccccaccagaatgatgtaatttatttttcttatcttttggacacatatgtataaaccccatccgagggtaatatgtataaaccccatcagagggtaaaaaaaaaaaaaaaaaaaaaaaaaaaaaaaagaacaacgacaagcccaaaataaatgggttggactggaatgttgtggagggcgaaggcccataagcccaaaataacaccaaccaggtgatcaaaagtacgcctagtactccaaatcatacatgagcactactcattcatacataaacattcatgagcatcactcatgacaatcatacataaacattcatgaccatcattcatgtcaacattcatgagcatcactcatgttaacattcatgaacatcactcatgacaacatccatgagcatcactcatgtcaatcaacataaacattcatgagcatcactcatgtcaatcagcttcaaaaagcttcatttacagagctttagcttcaaaagcttaatttacagagctctagcttcaaaagcttcatttataaaagctccagcttcgaaagcttcatttacagagctctagcttcaaagcttcacttgcaaagcttcacctacaaagcttcagtgcagggtatacaaataccgcctccgaacaaccgccacttcggcccatacatggattcaatttgaagtctccagccaacagactctattgacagaagacttgggggactacattatgtaccatatattgggcctcaactgggcctcatgaaaaatacttgggggactctagcccatcacttatgtattgaggagagagcccttattctataaaagggactccctcaccttcaaacgccacaagccgagccagccaaggcaacataaaccacgagccgagcagccgagcagcgtgtgctacttctagttgagcatcatttcagattgagcaccgcctcatatcaaacatcagttcaagacaacatctagttacttcggcccacacatggactgaatttcaagtctccagccaaaagactctcttgactgaagacttgggggactactgtttataccatatttagggcct
Encoded proteins:
- the LOC103438002 gene encoding VQ motif-containing protein 20-like, producing MSPHANANKRDVIRTNNNHGTSFYPPPLKINRDSHFIKKSSSSSSASPSSSASSSTSFLVNAAAGVIKPPQQQRHPVIIYTHSPKVIHTHPRDFMALVQKLTGLSRFEDDRREPRPQPPPPSAKREVNVESLLEEEIMNNNRITGKVMMRNEDNDSSSVITTEENCSSKNINNNNNNNNSNNNVGSIVGVGGGGGGGDGQVNSCFVPPNPYLGNIPVFTPNATDFLCSNSISHLFTAI
- the LOC103438004 gene encoding uncharacterized protein; its protein translation is MAVANMLENFVRDGSFKWLLGNRSPYDEELEDMEKSPSAQTNWVPELSPIANIVVRRCSKILGVPTTELREGFNSEASESIKHPSCYARNFLEYCCFRALALSTQVTGHLADKKFRRLTYDMMIAWEAPAVSSQPLRNLDEDLSVGLDAFCRIAPAVPIIANVIISENLFEVLASSSNGRLQLSTYDKYLSGLERSIRKMKSQSESSLLSAMRSSKREKILEVDGTVTTQPVLEHVGISTWPGRLILTDHALYFEALRVVSYDKAKRYDLSDDLKQLVKAELTGPWGTRLFDKAVFYKSNSLSEPAIIEFPELKGHTRRDYWLAIIREILYVHRFINKYQIKGIKKDEALSKAVLGILRLQAIQEIISQTDLCYEGLLMFNLCDQLPGGDLILETMADLSTFKKLDGSNNSKSGDGMYSISALDMISNLGFAFGTSSNNSVEAGLAVGEITVGEVTLLERAVKESKNNYEKMALAQATVDGVKVEGIDTNFAVMKELLFPMTELGKCLLSLAFWEDPLKSLLFCCVFTYIICRGWLSYAFALMLVFMAVFMVLTQYFSQGKSTHEVKVLAPPAMNTMEQLLAVQNAISQAEEIIQDGNVVLLKLRALLLSLFPQASERFAIALLVMALALAFMPVKYIVLYIFFETFTCYSPMRRSSTERWMRRLREWWFSIPAAPVILEREKEEKKKK